From a single Calothrix sp. NIES-2098 genomic region:
- a CDS encoding HNH endonuclease, with product MSSITLYLQIKQRRQHPNLPVYWWRRQPLEQWELTRQRIYQRDRGICQSPTDTPPKIQGLCMGEVKLRVAHIDHIRPLSSGGSNHASNLRTLCPVCHALRLDRKHDGMRNGLVKKGLIPVNWKQFVWDEIVGDRQPDS from the coding sequence ATGTCATCAATCACACTCTACCTGCAAATTAAGCAACGTCGTCAGCATCCCAACCTTCCAGTTTATTGGTGGCGGCGACAACCACTAGAGCAGTGGGAACTGACAAGACAACGTATTTACCAGCGCGATCGCGGTATTTGTCAAAGTCCAACAGATACACCTCCGAAAATTCAAGGCTTATGCATGGGTGAAGTCAAACTTAGGGTTGCTCACATTGATCACATTCGTCCTTTATCTTCTGGTGGTAGCAATCATGCATCTAATTTAAGAACCCTTTGCCCTGTATGCCATGCGCTACGTCTTGATCGAAAGCATGACGGTATGAGAAATGGCCTGGTCAAGAAAGGTTTAATCCCTGTTAATTGGAAACAGTTTGTTTGGGATGAAATTGTCGGCGATCGCCAGCCTGATTCATGA
- a CDS encoding DEAD/DEAH box helicase-like protein yields the protein MTKNSNYLDPIAAVEQPRQDFIRYLLTAYPLRDPHLRYGLKQQLEVPGTVWQHPYLEGSQPYRPANSVSALINQDLLHPEMAGLFTPNQRPLYEHQETAVKAVIQQQENIVVATGTGSGKTECFLIPMLDMLLREEENLSIAGVRALILYPMNALVNDQVKRLRKLLCRQETIKIRFGFYTSRTETEEHKAEESLAQELQAYDSQELQDLFTETEQASLNLSTRERLIDQAIAKIQKIQAISRREIWEKPPHILVTNYSMLEHMLIRPMERNKVFASSASTFKMLVVDEAHTYNGSTGSEVSMLIERLKVAVKQEKPGQIRCIATSASLGDVSVTQQILEFTTKFFGESFNQVIRGERVTAIERLGEAYELPPEFTNEEILEYLSIIELPKIDDNLSFWIDRLSGFIPTEQLKVAESKSQGDVHKLLWYALKQHPLVHRFIELLRRKPQPWEQITQLPEVWGVNLPFNPDGTINDTETKLALAHLLQLGALARENSDDLPLLPVRIHLLFRSLEGLYACINPECPGGVCDPDYLNKPLRYGRLYLNDKSTCDDCNSPVLELGSCYQCGQAYAFTQLNGASKLQPLPRSNQGLRENEKIYTLTSGLLDSITEEEETGEQEQEQELSSPTTLIIRQRDGWIGLPTLEQVPNKSSHPNEFSLVWHRPKDAKDLNGCYLPKCAACGTRPIRSQAINRFVAYTDEPLEAMIDSLFELLPESPENQGSASKRKLLTFSDGRQDAAFFASDYQRNHTETLYRQVIWQAFQEFKSDDNIVSINQLINRVKQYFLETSIPHPDRDSRKNYLSYYPEDEESLENFRDCQDSAEARAKELLLREFALPFNRRSTLEAYALFACHLELRDERLIEWVAREFEISNAEAEIFLIVLADIIRRTGIVSVEGASRYFPETGGVEGVRPEMVDVQGKSKNYLFLKKSGDEIKKFQDSPSFLPKLKEKTGEVSQVQNRLGWYYLQLFGKNLPTNDKFVALFRQLQDLRLLVPAKNGHQLNWAKLNIIQTQHDWYQCDCCQQIIHVPGLSDIQKSQTKLNIFGCPAFKCSGKLQPYNADKIEQVTNDHYQRYIIKNRLPLPLRSQEHTAQLGVGELEKRENRFRRGQINLLSCSTTLEMGVDIGELQAVVLRNFPPHVSNYQQRAGRAGRRTDGVAITLMYGQRRPHDRFYFEQPEQLIAGNNQIPKLDADNFQIQQRHIRAELLAEFLKAKDKGAEKVTIAEFFSLPLHNFSSTLNFSPPPTSIFCELQEWLHSDDAHSVAQVWINKLKISYSATDILNDFFAALLIFQQQELADWNDLVPLLKDIQKSIATEADRTKRKGLEKRRDSIEAELEKIGKRRLHDELVQASVLPIYGFPIDVVRLLTGDSNEFKSSQGKHRLERDRRLALGEYAPSQDIVVDDRVYQSVGILRPSDLEKKYYWVCKNCNHFEVSITENIIEECSVCGWEATPASAAKMKLYKVPKAFTTDWSVTPKVTPYTKPQRQPTSQVFLAKPGENQEQLESQFYKLTVSKGGTLFLANQGSLGHGKGFSKEGFAICQSCGRDLSELVQKQREANNTKGGSKKQAASFKASSTAHKHPNTARDCSGSGYPLIHLGHEFRSDLLKIEFQAAKNLIPLFGEVVHYGDGGTVSSVTEQTNQSTDGMGFWRSLTYALIAAAAEVIDVPRAELDGLFRPLQNQLAEIIIYDNVPGGAGYSRRIADHFFEVLEKALEIVASCSCDTSCYDCLRTYSNQAFHAEINRKIVADFIKYLVMKPDPELQDFAPNANRAKLSQMAVRLPGLCRMAGKVSMIYLPSLIDGFNLNNGSLLSWIKLIKDVVSSMERSEIPLELILNQLPQPNTAASDSVRRNLQLLQKHLQQWVDKGALKLYQTSVNDVPILCLSTQQQHRIALQLHTKSEDGMLEWFETRSSEGVETVFQRLEKWRSQARLVEAKELEDVNTTVIFPDRSWSNLTISQLRQRLGIDRVLSGSGGVNIVYSDRYLNEKGAKIIADLLKADGLNANSSISIRVLEEFQGDSVSQRKANLEAALAEIKSMGVSIKVSVQPWQQQQRSHFPHARMMEVQTVNGQRYKIIFDKGIDFLELKTTGVYSVTEPTYIVINKQV from the coding sequence ATGACGAAAAATAGCAACTACCTCGATCCAATTGCCGCAGTTGAGCAACCCCGCCAAGATTTTATTCGCTACTTGCTTACTGCTTACCCCCTACGAGATCCTCATCTGCGCTACGGTTTAAAACAGCAGCTAGAAGTACCAGGAACCGTTTGGCAGCATCCTTATTTGGAAGGTTCTCAACCTTATCGCCCTGCTAATAGTGTTAGCGCACTAATAAATCAAGATCTTTTGCATCCAGAAATGGCAGGGCTATTCACGCCGAATCAACGTCCTCTTTACGAACATCAGGAAACTGCTGTTAAGGCAGTTATTCAACAGCAAGAAAATATTGTTGTTGCTACTGGTACGGGTTCAGGGAAAACAGAGTGTTTCCTCATTCCTATGTTGGATATGCTGCTGAGAGAAGAAGAAAATTTATCTATAGCTGGGGTCAGAGCGTTGATTTTGTACCCCATGAATGCCTTAGTCAATGACCAAGTTAAGCGCTTACGAAAATTACTATGTCGTCAAGAAACGATAAAAATTAGATTTGGGTTTTATACAAGTCGAACTGAAACTGAGGAGCACAAAGCCGAAGAATCATTGGCACAAGAGTTACAAGCTTATGATTCTCAAGAGCTTCAGGACTTATTCACTGAAACAGAACAAGCATCTCTTAATCTCAGTACTCGTGAAAGATTAATTGATCAAGCCATTGCCAAAATTCAAAAAATCCAAGCCATTTCTCGGCGCGAAATTTGGGAGAAGCCGCCTCATATATTAGTGACTAACTACTCCATGCTGGAGCATATGTTGATTCGTCCTATGGAGCGCAACAAAGTTTTTGCTAGTTCAGCATCAACTTTTAAAATGTTAGTCGTAGATGAGGCGCATACATACAACGGCTCTACTGGTAGCGAAGTTTCGATGTTGATAGAGCGGCTAAAAGTCGCTGTTAAGCAAGAAAAACCTGGTCAGATTCGCTGTATTGCTACTAGCGCAAGTTTAGGAGATGTTTCAGTTACTCAGCAAATATTAGAATTTACTACCAAATTTTTTGGGGAATCTTTTAATCAGGTAATTCGTGGCGAGCGCGTAACTGCTATAGAAAGATTAGGTGAAGCTTATGAATTACCTCCTGAATTTACTAATGAAGAAATTTTAGAGTATTTAAGCATAATAGAATTGCCTAAAATTGATGATAATCTGAGCTTTTGGATTGATAGACTTAGCGGTTTTATACCTACCGAGCAACTAAAAGTAGCGGAGTCTAAATCTCAAGGGGATGTTCACAAGTTGCTTTGGTATGCACTTAAGCAACATCCACTAGTACATCGCTTTATTGAGCTTCTGAGGCGTAAACCCCAACCTTGGGAGCAAATTACACAATTGCCAGAAGTTTGGGGAGTTAATTTACCATTCAATCCTGATGGGACTATTAATGATACAGAAACAAAACTTGCCCTCGCTCATTTATTACAATTAGGCGCTCTTGCTCGTGAAAATTCCGATGATTTACCTTTACTACCAGTTAGAATACACCTTTTATTTCGTAGTTTAGAAGGGCTATATGCTTGCATTAATCCTGAATGCCCTGGTGGAGTTTGCGACCCCGACTATTTGAATAAACCTCTGCGATATGGTCGCTTATATCTCAACGACAAAAGTACTTGTGATGATTGTAATTCTCCAGTTTTAGAGTTGGGTAGTTGCTATCAGTGTGGACAAGCTTATGCTTTTACTCAGTTAAATGGAGCATCTAAATTACAACCATTACCTCGCTCAAATCAAGGTCTACGGGAAAATGAAAAAATATACACTCTAACTTCAGGATTATTAGACAGTATTACAGAAGAAGAGGAGACTGGCGAACAAGAACAAGAACAAGAACTTTCATCACCAACTACCCTGATAATTCGTCAGCGTGATGGTTGGATTGGGCTACCTACATTAGAACAAGTTCCTAATAAATCTTCTCATCCAAATGAATTTTCTTTAGTTTGGCATCGCCCCAAAGATGCAAAAGATTTGAATGGATGTTACCTGCCCAAATGTGCTGCTTGTGGAACAAGACCTATCCGTTCTCAAGCGATTAACCGTTTTGTAGCTTATACCGATGAGCCTTTAGAAGCTATGATTGATAGCCTCTTTGAGCTATTACCTGAATCTCCAGAAAATCAAGGTAGTGCATCAAAACGCAAGCTATTAACATTTTCTGATGGTCGTCAGGATGCTGCTTTTTTTGCCTCAGACTACCAGCGCAATCACACAGAAACACTTTATCGCCAAGTAATTTGGCAAGCATTTCAAGAGTTTAAATCTGATGATAATATTGTTTCTATTAATCAACTAATTAATCGAGTAAAACAGTATTTTTTAGAAACATCTATCCCTCATCCAGACCGTGATTCTAGAAAGAATTATCTTAGTTATTATCCTGAAGATGAAGAAAGTTTAGAGAACTTCAGGGATTGCCAAGATAGTGCAGAGGCTCGTGCTAAAGAATTATTATTGCGTGAATTCGCCCTTCCTTTTAACCGCCGCTCTACATTAGAAGCCTATGCTTTATTTGCTTGCCATCTTGAATTGAGAGATGAGCGGTTAATTGAATGGGTAGCTCGTGAATTTGAGATATCAAATGCTGAAGCCGAGATTTTCTTGATAGTTCTTGCAGATATCATTCGCCGCACAGGAATCGTGAGCGTTGAGGGTGCATCGCGTTACTTTCCTGAAACTGGTGGGGTTGAAGGCGTTCGTCCAGAAATGGTAGATGTCCAAGGCAAGTCTAAAAATTATCTATTTTTAAAAAAATCAGGTGATGAAATTAAAAAATTTCAGGATTCACCTTCATTCCTTCCTAAGTTGAAGGAAAAAACAGGCGAAGTTAGCCAAGTTCAAAATAGACTTGGTTGGTATTATTTACAGTTATTTGGTAAAAACCTGCCTACCAACGATAAATTTGTTGCTCTATTTAGGCAACTACAAGATTTACGCTTGCTAGTTCCAGCTAAAAATGGTCATCAATTGAACTGGGCAAAATTAAATATCATTCAAACTCAGCACGATTGGTATCAGTGCGATTGCTGTCAACAAATTATCCATGTTCCGGGACTATCAGATATACAAAAATCCCAAACTAAGCTTAATATTTTTGGATGCCCAGCTTTCAAATGTTCTGGCAAGCTTCAGCCCTATAATGCTGACAAAATAGAACAAGTCACAAACGATCATTATCAGCGGTATATTATCAAAAATCGCTTGCCTTTGCCTTTACGATCGCAAGAACATACAGCACAGCTAGGAGTAGGTGAATTAGAAAAACGCGAAAATCGTTTTCGTCGTGGTCAAATTAATCTTCTTAGTTGTTCTACAACCCTAGAAATGGGTGTAGATATTGGCGAACTGCAAGCTGTGGTTTTACGTAACTTTCCACCTCATGTTAGTAACTACCAACAAAGAGCAGGACGCGCGGGACGGCGCACCGATGGAGTTGCTATTACTTTAATGTATGGTCAGCGTCGCCCCCACGATCGATTTTATTTCGAGCAACCTGAACAATTAATTGCTGGCAATAATCAAATTCCTAAGCTTGATGCTGATAACTTCCAAATTCAGCAGCGTCATATTCGCGCTGAATTACTAGCTGAGTTTCTAAAGGCAAAGGATAAAGGAGCAGAGAAAGTCACAATCGCTGAATTTTTCAGTTTACCTCTGCATAATTTTAGTTCTACCCTTAATTTCTCTCCGCCACCTACCTCAATTTTTTGTGAATTACAAGAGTGGCTGCATAGCGATGATGCTCATTCTGTTGCCCAAGTATGGATAAATAAGCTAAAAATTTCTTATTCTGCTACCGATATCTTAAATGATTTTTTTGCAGCACTTTTAATATTCCAGCAACAAGAACTGGCAGATTGGAATGATTTGGTACCACTACTGAAGGATATTCAAAAAAGTATTGCTACCGAAGCTGACCGCACAAAACGTAAGGGATTGGAGAAGCGGCGCGATAGTATTGAAGCAGAGTTAGAAAAGATTGGTAAGCGCCGACTTCACGATGAATTAGTTCAGGCAAGTGTATTACCCATTTATGGCTTTCCCATTGATGTTGTGCGCTTACTTACAGGGGATAGTAATGAATTTAAATCATCTCAAGGGAAGCATAGACTAGAACGCGATCGCCGGCTTGCTCTTGGTGAATATGCGCCTAGTCAAGATATTGTAGTTGATGACCGAGTTTATCAAAGTGTGGGCATTCTTAGACCCAGTGATTTAGAGAAAAAATACTATTGGGTTTGCAAGAATTGTAATCACTTTGAAGTATCAATCACAGAAAACATAATTGAAGAATGTTCTGTCTGTGGGTGGGAGGCGACTCCTGCTTCTGCTGCTAAAATGAAGCTTTACAAAGTTCCTAAAGCCTTTACTACAGACTGGTCAGTTACACCAAAAGTTACACCTTATACTAAACCACAACGTCAACCAACATCACAGGTATTTTTAGCCAAGCCTGGAGAAAACCAAGAACAATTAGAATCTCAATTTTATAAACTCACAGTTAGTAAAGGTGGAACTCTATTTCTCGCAAATCAAGGAAGTTTAGGGCATGGTAAAGGCTTCAGTAAAGAAGGTTTTGCCATTTGTCAAAGCTGTGGCAGAGACCTAAGTGAATTGGTACAAAAACAGCGTGAAGCAAATAACACCAAAGGTGGCAGTAAAAAACAGGCAGCTAGTTTTAAAGCTTCATCAACTGCTCATAAACACCCGAATACAGCTAGAGATTGTTCAGGTAGTGGATACCCGCTTATTCATTTAGGACATGAATTTCGCAGTGATTTGCTAAAAATTGAATTTCAAGCAGCAAAAAATCTTATCCCTCTATTTGGTGAAGTTGTTCATTATGGAGACGGTGGAACAGTTTCATCTGTAACAGAACAAACCAATCAAAGTACTGATGGCATGGGATTTTGGCGATCGCTAACTTATGCACTAATAGCCGCCGCAGCAGAAGTAATTGATGTGCCTCGTGCAGAATTGGATGGTTTGTTTAGACCATTACAAAATCAACTAGCAGAAATCATTATCTATGACAATGTTCCAGGGGGAGCGGGTTATAGCAGGCGTATTGCCGATCACTTTTTTGAAGTTTTAGAAAAAGCTTTAGAAATTGTTGCATCTTGTAGTTGTGATACCAGCTGCTATGACTGCTTAAGAACCTATTCTAATCAAGCATTTCATGCAGAGATAAATCGAAAAATAGTTGCAGATTTTATCAAATATTTGGTTATGAAACCAGACCCAGAACTGCAAGATTTCGCCCCCAATGCTAATCGAGCCAAATTATCGCAAATGGCAGTTCGCTTGCCTGGACTCTGCCGCATGGCTGGTAAGGTAAGTATGATTTATCTACCAAGTTTGATAGATGGGTTTAATTTGAATAATGGTTCACTACTGTCTTGGATAAAGCTGATAAAAGATGTAGTTTCCTCAATGGAACGTAGTGAAATTCCGTTGGAATTAATTTTAAATCAATTGCCGCAACCAAATACTGCTGCTTCTGATTCAGTAAGAAGAAATTTACAATTATTGCAAAAACATTTGCAACAGTGGGTAGACAAAGGAGCGCTCAAGCTTTATCAAACATCTGTGAATGATGTGCCAATTTTATGTTTGAGTACTCAGCAACAACATCGTATTGCTTTACAACTGCACACAAAATCAGAAGATGGAATGTTGGAATGGTTTGAAACTAGGAGTTCTGAAGGTGTAGAGACTGTTTTTCAACGTCTAGAAAAGTGGCGATCGCAAGCTCGACTTGTCGAAGCCAAGGAACTAGAAGATGTTAATACTACAGTTATCTTTCCAGATAGAAGCTGGAGTAATTTAACAATATCTCAACTACGGCAAAGACTCGGAATAGACCGTGTGTTGTCCGGTAGCGGAGGGGTGAACATAGTTTATAGCGATCGCTACCTGAATGAGAAAGGAGCCAAAATTATTGCTGACCTCTTAAAAGCTGATGGACTCAATGCGAATTCCTCTATCAGTATTCGGGTTTTAGAAGAATTCCAGGGGGATTCAGTCTCCCAGCGAAAAGCTAATTTGGAAGCGGCACTCGCTGAAATTAAAAGCATGGGAGTTTCTATAAAGGTGAGTGTTCAACCCTGGCAACAGCAACAACGCTCCCACTTCCCTCATGCACGCATGATGGAAGTTCAGACAGTAAATGGTCAGCGATACAAAATTATTTTTGATAAAGGAATTGATTTTTTGGAGCTAAAAACAACTGGAGTTTATTCGGTAACAGAACCGACTTATATCGTAATTAATAAGCAAGTTTGA
- a CDS encoding chromosome segregation ATPase-like protein: protein MTKNWLILGAIGFGVGFSISLALERDIKRAALTGLIAIPATSVGAFVTDNRRRKQLNESLLPLQTRVAEFEKQAENLKQQKVSLETAIATGQENKQQVETTLGNLQIELSQLQNLLVTQQNKKSAIEQDLVELEAQKQQTTEKYNRLHTRNEELRQQELRLNLSLEAIAAQKQQLEIDCNSLQIKLTQLQNELLSEQQCHNREQAEQIAEKHLLETELPRLRIEINNLRQQETSLNQSLESLIIQKQQTNENLKRQIQELSYLQNQISALEDYRSKLTQNLADLEQQKHQLEIDLSNLKLQINTLENQLISLNQSILSLTTHQQEVQTNVNTLKISLSELQLDKEQLLQELEVLASRKEGLKTNLPQPQLNQPPTQNNSQELVTNTKSERLPNKTTHIKTRIYSPQKKSRTNGGTTFMNQRYTKNLWEDQILPHWSHRDRPAGHRFLGSIRIKRQATEQLLNIVGQNLQKFDRVTYDSLQDEFYELEQNWLKVLTVALSEYAYYYSSDRFWQSFCDRLDINHNQGVENTFRRVVDEGINLLGLVRSKGGYKYVSTLWLQSGVPEQNLEHFAQLVQEIADEYGWWELAHTQPEELSQLLLNVCEEKHPQWGTLINFLKSSCSEDVETEPVSGQLLQGVAIVAQELERQKASPVILKDEEQREEILGNYYLPQNFFLRNWDALTQVLTPRFGSVRSRSIVTRRSKPLFLSLDVEDSLNTQLLIPEQVLWKPEWRNLRGTYCQIPQANWENTIPPTGDLIIPELIIEVNQASEKWNCQLIDHNRQNLMEWDYKGINNNLPCLIFDALTGEHLPLNPSKLAIMAVEEVYCFTPKDIQPEFTNGIEVLDSYIPSSIRGWRGRHIRLIAPESSIVLTVPETHQPQLISWKLVREDEVVLTGLKLIGKKSIYLEPPTFWHPPINQNLNINVLVEDIKARNIIARTIETLSPNNQWIPIKLSQWITAPGCYEARFWFDEKRWSYRFEVKSKQQISAIATLNQLRITSNTGFFETDLPIKHNNLDKFWSEVIKIEGLWPLEEIILFLANESEKIQQQMQADTAGNLTIDLSSLYDLLPDYNCYALDYQRLGLEPQRLVEMQSLPLNISFTLTSQAIHLSGLHPNKFYSLSCWNLLLPDGESVEIKIPFIDRGTTTIEVPLNLPTGIYHIQLLSSQLLPKDLGWWCGSGKNDLPDNLNEDRENYCYTLLGNSESKESFIVAVNQLNLDFNIQQLQNRILALENNIYYFPEWLNRDALLAKLNSLLEILRLPATSPPEPPQNISPLPPIKQKLPAPVSSRWYLLNVRSHKRGLFLKHLQFAIAKNNLQEVILEIKIPQDSVYGDIVLVNLSNFKIANSHLQKIDYFQSIERQPLPLEQVSRMIGNQ, encoded by the coding sequence ATGACTAAAAACTGGTTGATTTTAGGTGCAATTGGCTTTGGTGTGGGCTTTAGTATCAGTCTGGCACTTGAAAGAGATATTAAACGGGCTGCTTTAACAGGATTGATTGCAATACCTGCCACATCTGTAGGAGCTTTTGTTACAGATAATCGCCGCAGGAAGCAACTCAATGAATCACTCTTACCTCTACAAACAAGGGTTGCAGAATTTGAGAAACAAGCCGAAAACCTCAAGCAGCAGAAAGTCAGTCTGGAGACAGCCATTGCCACTGGACAGGAAAATAAGCAACAGGTAGAGACGACACTTGGGAACTTACAAATTGAGCTAAGTCAACTACAAAATCTCTTAGTAACTCAGCAAAATAAAAAATCAGCCATAGAGCAGGATTTAGTAGAACTAGAGGCACAAAAGCAGCAGACAACAGAAAAATATAACCGCCTGCACACCAGGAATGAGGAACTAAGACAACAAGAATTAAGACTCAACCTATCTTTAGAGGCGATCGCGGCACAAAAGCAACAACTGGAAATAGATTGTAATTCTCTTCAAATAAAGTTAACTCAGTTACAAAATGAACTTTTATCAGAGCAACAATGCCATAATCGGGAACAAGCTGAACAGATAGCTGAAAAGCATCTTTTAGAGACTGAACTGCCAAGGCTGCGAATTGAAATCAATAATCTCAGGCAACAGGAAACAAGCCTAAATCAATCGCTGGAAAGCCTGATTATTCAAAAGCAGCAGACAAACGAAAATCTAAAGCGACAGATTCAAGAACTTAGCTATCTGCAAAACCAGATTTCGGCGCTAGAAGACTATCGCTCCAAACTCACTCAAAACTTAGCTGATTTAGAACAACAGAAACATCAGTTAGAAATTGATTTATCTAACCTAAAGCTCCAAATCAATACTTTAGAAAATCAGTTAATTTCTTTAAATCAATCCATCCTCAGTCTGACAACGCATCAGCAGGAAGTGCAAACAAATGTTAATACCTTAAAAATCAGCTTGAGTGAATTACAGCTAGATAAAGAGCAGCTACTTCAAGAATTAGAGGTACTAGCTTCACGAAAAGAAGGTTTGAAAACAAATTTACCTCAACCTCAGTTAAATCAACCACCAACTCAAAACAATAGCCAGGAGTTGGTTACTAATACTAAGTCCGAAAGATTACCAAATAAAACCACCCATATAAAAACTCGCATTTATTCACCTCAGAAGAAATCTAGAACCAATGGTGGCACTACCTTTATGAATCAACGATATACAAAAAATTTATGGGAAGACCAAATATTGCCACATTGGTCTCATCGCGATCGCCCAGCAGGACATAGATTTCTTGGTAGCATTCGTATTAAGCGTCAAGCTACTGAGCAATTACTAAATATTGTTGGTCAAAATTTACAAAAGTTTGACAGAGTTACTTATGATTCCCTGCAAGATGAATTTTACGAATTAGAGCAAAACTGGTTAAAGGTCTTGACTGTTGCTCTTTCAGAGTATGCTTACTACTATTCTAGTGACAGATTTTGGCAAAGCTTTTGCGATCGCTTAGATATCAACCATAATCAAGGAGTAGAAAATACATTTCGCAGGGTTGTAGATGAAGGAATAAATCTTTTAGGTTTAGTTCGATCTAAAGGTGGATATAAATACGTTTCTACCTTATGGCTACAAAGTGGGGTTCCTGAACAAAACCTAGAACATTTTGCCCAGTTAGTACAAGAAATAGCTGATGAATATGGCTGGTGGGAATTAGCACACACCCAGCCGGAAGAGCTTTCACAACTACTATTAAATGTTTGTGAAGAGAAACATCCACAATGGGGTACATTAATTAACTTTCTTAAATCTAGTTGCTCTGAAGATGTAGAAACAGAACCAGTTTCAGGACAGTTACTGCAAGGCGTTGCTATAGTGGCGCAAGAATTAGAACGGCAAAAAGCTTCTCCTGTAATTTTAAAAGATGAAGAGCAGCGTGAAGAAATATTAGGTAATTATTATCTGCCACAAAATTTTTTCTTACGAAACTGGGATGCTTTAACTCAAGTTTTAACACCCAGATTTGGCTCTGTTCGCAGTAGAAGCATTGTAACTAGACGTAGTAAACCCCTTTTCTTGAGTTTAGATGTTGAAGACTCATTAAATACACAATTACTAATACCCGAACAAGTGCTATGGAAACCAGAATGGCGAAACCTCAGAGGGACATATTGTCAAATTCCCCAAGCTAACTGGGAAAATACGATTCCCCCTACTGGAGATTTAATTATTCCAGAACTTATAATTGAGGTTAATCAAGCATCGGAGAAGTGGAATTGCCAACTGATAGACCATAACCGCCAGAACTTGATGGAATGGGATTATAAAGGCATTAATAATAATCTTCCATGTTTAATATTTGATGCTTTAACTGGAGAACATTTACCTCTCAATCCATCTAAGCTGGCGATTATGGCGGTGGAAGAAGTGTACTGCTTTACTCCTAAAGATATTCAACCGGAATTTACTAACGGTATTGAGGTTTTAGATAGTTACATCCCTTCTAGTATCCGAGGATGGCGAGGTAGGCACATTAGATTAATAGCTCCAGAGTCTTCTATTGTGTTAACTGTACCCGAAACTCATCAGCCTCAACTGATTAGCTGGAAGCTAGTAAGAGAGGATGAGGTAGTATTGACAGGTTTGAAATTAATAGGTAAAAAATCGATTTATTTAGAGCCTCCTACTTTCTGGCATCCACCTATTAATCAAAACCTCAATATTAATGTATTAGTTGAAGATATTAAAGCACGGAACATCATTGCTCGGACAATTGAAACTTTATCACCTAATAATCAATGGATTCCTATTAAGCTGAGTCAATGGATTACTGCACCTGGATGCTATGAAGCACGCTTCTGGTTTGATGAAAAGCGATGGTCATATCGGTTTGAAGTAAAATCAAAACAACAAATTTCTGCTATTGCAACATTAAATCAGCTAAGAATTACCAGTAATACTGGCTTTTTTGAAACTGATTTACCCATAAAACATAATAATTTAGACAAGTTTTGGTCAGAAGTTATCAAAATTGAGGGACTTTGGCCTCTAGAAGAAATTATCTTATTTTTAGCTAATGAATCTGAAAAGATACAACAGCAAATGCAAGCAGATACGGCAGGGAATTTAACAATTGATTTATCTTCACTGTATGACTTACTTCCTGATTATAACTGCTATGCCTTAGATTACCAGCGTTTGGGGTTAGAGCCACAGCGGTTAGTGGAGATGCAGAGCTTACCTCTAAATATAAGTTTTACTTTGACAAGCCAAGCTATTCATTTGTCAGGTCTTCATCCAAATAAGTTTTATTCTCTATCATGCTGGAATTTACTTCTGCCAGATGGGGAATCAGTGGAAATAAAAATACCATTCATTGATCGAGGTACAACCACTATTGAAGTTCCTCTTAATCTCCCAACTGGGATTTATCATATTCAACTTCTTAGTTCTCAATTATTGCCAAAAGATTTAGGCTGGTGGTGTGGTAGTGGTAAAAATGATTTGCCTGATAATCTTAATGAAGATAGAGAAAACTATTGCTATACTTTGTTGGGTAATAGTGAGTCTAAAGAATCATTCATAGTAGCTGTTAATCAACTTAATTTAGACTTTAATATTCAACAGTTACAAAACAGAATATTGGCGTTAGAGAATAACATTTATTATTTCCCAGAATGGTTGAATAGGGATGCTTTACTTGCTAAACTGAACAGTCTCTTAGAAATTTTGAGATTGCCAGCTACTTCACCACCAGAACCGCCGCAAAATATATCACCGCTACCACCTATAAAACAAAAATTACCAGCACCTGTTAGCAGTAGATGGTATTTACTCAACGTTCGTTCTCACAAGCGGGGCTTGTTTTTGAAGCATTTGCAATTTGCTATTGCTAAAAATAATTTACAGGAAGTTATTTTAGAAATAAAAATTCCACAGGATTCAGTTTATGGAGATATTGTTCTAGTGAATTTAAGCAACTTTAAAATAGCTAACTCTCATCTACAAAAAATTGATTACTTTCAAAGTATTGAACGCCAGCCATTACCGTTGGAACAAGTCAGTCGAATGATAGGGAACCAATAA